One window from the genome of Parabacteroides sp. FAFU027 encodes:
- a CDS encoding TonB-dependent receptor encodes MKRLIFQFLSLLPLLVCAQLPATAIHIESKVDSVPFIDFVKKIERDHVIKFYFDPAWLDSVRVRQSAKSATIGQILDDSFQGLSLNYFVDGPNIIITRNYKIVSSLPLNFFYFSQAAKTAIPEEINETYAFLKNPVEPVVDSKSKVITIGKPTQSTKSKNCIVSGVVKGAEDGIPIIGATVYSATTGKAAATDASGYFILSLPKGNQELQFKYMGREDLSVPIFIYSDGAMTVKMKEKAVFINEVVIRSEKENILKNLNIGVQQLNIDEVKQLPTILGEADIVKTALLLPGVQTVGEGASGFNVRGGSADQNLMLFDEMPIFNTSHLFGFFSVFNPETVKDFKLYKSGIPANFGGRVSSVFDVTAQTGNLKKCVLSGGISPVTGKLTLEGPLIKDKLSFIIGGRSTYSDWILKKIDGEKFHHTKAGFYDLSGKVTYEIDRNNSLSITAYQSDDNFKLNSDTAYHYQNQCARLYFKHFFNPKTYSQISAIYSNYQYNITSDEVPEISFRLKYNIEYKSVKANVFYIPNTKHSFNSGAEAIRYDMTPGNFTPLSSLSDIKELCLPKERGVETGLFLNDEYTVNSKLTVSAGVRYALFFVLGPYKKYNYNPAVPRSVDSRMDSTLYSSNQIVKTYGGPEVRLSARYSLGANNSLKLSYSRMHQFIHMLTNSSAISPTDVWKISDAQIKPLIGDQLAVGYYHNLLGGELETSIEAYYKKTRNSLDYKSGAELLLNPNLEVDLLSGVGRAYGVELLLQKKRGRLNGWVSYTYSRTELKVDGKFSEEKINKGNYYPADYDKPHNLNLAVNYRYSRRLNLSNTFCYSTGRPITYPVAKYTFRERQLIYYTNRNEYRIPNYLRWDISATIYESLNSKKLAHGSFSIGVYNLLGANNVYSVFFKSTSRGVKGYQMSVFAQPIPNITYNFKF; translated from the coding sequence ATGAAACGGTTAATCTTCCAATTTTTGAGTTTATTGCCATTGTTAGTATGTGCTCAGCTCCCTGCTACTGCGATTCACATTGAATCAAAGGTTGATTCTGTTCCATTTATTGATTTTGTGAAAAAGATAGAACGAGACCATGTGATTAAATTCTATTTTGATCCTGCTTGGTTAGATTCCGTCAGAGTCAGGCAATCAGCCAAGTCAGCTACGATCGGTCAGATTTTGGATGATTCATTCCAAGGACTGTCATTAAATTACTTTGTTGATGGCCCAAACATCATTATTACCCGGAATTATAAGATTGTAAGTTCGCTTCCTCTGAATTTCTTTTATTTCAGCCAAGCAGCTAAAACCGCTATACCTGAGGAAATTAACGAAACCTACGCATTTCTGAAAAATCCGGTAGAGCCGGTGGTTGACTCAAAGAGTAAAGTAATAACCATCGGTAAACCAACTCAAAGCACAAAAAGTAAGAATTGTATCGTATCCGGGGTTGTCAAAGGAGCAGAGGATGGGATACCCATCATCGGAGCGACAGTTTATTCCGCGACGACTGGAAAGGCAGCCGCCACAGATGCCTCAGGGTACTTCATCTTATCCTTGCCCAAAGGTAATCAGGAATTACAGTTCAAATATATGGGGCGGGAGGACCTTTCAGTCCCGATATTTATATATAGTGACGGGGCAATGACTGTGAAGATGAAAGAAAAAGCGGTTTTTATCAATGAAGTAGTAATTCGTTCTGAAAAAGAAAACATCCTCAAAAACCTCAATATCGGAGTTCAGCAACTGAATATTGATGAAGTAAAACAATTACCAACGATACTGGGCGAGGCCGATATTGTCAAAACAGCGCTTTTGCTGCCGGGCGTGCAGACGGTCGGTGAAGGGGCATCTGGATTTAACGTGAGAGGGGGTAGCGCTGACCAGAATCTGATGTTATTTGATGAAATGCCCATTTTTAATACCTCACATTTGTTCGGTTTCTTCTCCGTGTTTAATCCGGAGACGGTAAAAGATTTCAAACTCTATAAAAGTGGAATTCCTGCAAATTTTGGAGGAAGGGTATCTTCTGTATTTGATGTTACAGCCCAAACGGGTAATCTGAAAAAGTGTGTTTTGAGTGGTGGTATCAGTCCCGTTACCGGGAAGTTGACGCTTGAAGGTCCGCTGATTAAAGATAAACTGTCATTTATAATCGGAGGAAGAAGTACTTATTCCGACTGGATTCTGAAAAAAATAGACGGGGAAAAGTTTCATCATACAAAAGCCGGTTTTTATGATTTATCCGGAAAAGTAACTTATGAGATTGACCGAAACAATTCGTTGAGTATAACGGCATATCAGTCCGATGACAATTTTAAATTGAATTCGGATACCGCTTATCATTACCAAAACCAATGTGCCCGGTTGTATTTCAAGCATTTTTTCAACCCCAAAACATATTCCCAAATCTCAGCAATATATTCCAATTATCAATATAATATTACAAGTGACGAAGTTCCAGAGATATCCTTCAGGCTTAAATATAACATTGAATACAAATCAGTAAAGGCAAATGTATTCTATATCCCAAATACGAAGCATTCATTTAATTCAGGAGCAGAAGCGATCAGATATGACATGACGCCGGGTAATTTTACGCCACTCAGTTCACTGTCTGATATCAAAGAGCTTTGTTTGCCGAAAGAGAGAGGAGTGGAAACGGGGTTGTTCCTTAATGATGAATACACGGTTAATAGTAAATTGACGGTGTCTGCCGGAGTGAGATATGCACTCTTCTTTGTGCTTGGGCCTTACAAAAAGTATAATTATAATCCGGCTGTTCCCCGAAGCGTAGATAGCCGGATGGACTCAACGCTCTATTCATCCAACCAGATCGTAAAAACATATGGTGGCCCAGAGGTTAGATTGTCAGCACGATATAGTCTGGGGGCTAATAATTCGCTGAAATTAAGTTATAGCCGTATGCACCAGTTTATTCATATGCTTACCAATTCATCGGCCATCTCGCCAACCGATGTCTGGAAGATCAGTGATGCCCAGATCAAACCTTTAATCGGGGATCAATTGGCAGTCGGCTATTATCATAATCTTCTGGGAGGAGAGCTGGAAACCTCTATAGAGGCCTATTATAAGAAAACCAGGAACAGCCTTGACTACAAAAGCGGGGCAGAACTTTTACTCAATCCTAATCTGGAGGTTGATCTGCTTTCGGGAGTCGGTAGGGCTTATGGCGTCGAGTTATTGCTTCAAAAAAAGCGGGGTAGGCTGAACGGATGGGTGTCCTATACCTATTCCAGAACAGAGCTTAAGGTAGATGGAAAGTTTTCCGAAGAAAAAATTAATAAAGGGAACTACTATCCTGCCGATTACGACAAACCCCATAATCTGAATCTGGCTGTAAATTACAGGTATTCAAGAAGACTGAACTTATCAAATACCTTTTGCTACAGTACAGGTCGGCCAATCACTTATCCGGTAGCCAAATATACCTTCAGGGAGCGACAACTCATTTATTATACCAATCGCAATGAATACAGGATTCCCAATTATTTAAGATGGGATATTTCCGCAACTATCTATGAAAGTCTTAATTCTAAGAAGCTGGCCCATGGCTCGTTTTCCATTGGAGTATATAATCTATTGGGGGCAAACAACGTTTACTCGGTTTTTTTCAAATCTACAAGCAGGGGTGTCAAAGGCTATCAAATGTCCGTATTTGCACAGCCAATTCCTAATATTACGTACAATTTTAAATTCTAA
- a CDS encoding DUF4249 domain-containing protein: MKLFPNLIYFALIPFVVSCVSPYTPDISKYENLLVIDGELTNLPGPYEVKLSRSFKFHEKTADPVTGAEVKIVDKSGSEVELRETIDGIYSTVDTTFRGVVGHSYKLQIKAGDNLYESEYETIKDPVPIDQVYWEYNVPENQRGGIQLLLDTHDPTNSSRYYAWKYDETWKFIVPIDLVAHPDWKVCYAQSHSTNFNIATSARRYNDIIERQPLCFFGENTNRLFIRYTTLVRQYVLSEPTYKFFKDVITVNQNQGTLFDPIPSATVGNLRCITHGDIPVLGYFLVAGATEKRIFIDRKDLPEKYRPTDGFEDCGSQIVLVPIKLQDVRLNPVVDSLMKRGYEEYERFLVVNPPDTFHQLNMAKAPCFNCLLNGVNVVPEYWREYPHK; encoded by the coding sequence ATGAAGCTCTTTCCAAATTTAATATACTTCGCATTGATTCCGTTTGTGGTTTCATGTGTGTCACCCTATACACCGGATATTTCAAAGTATGAAAATCTATTAGTGATTGACGGGGAGTTAACCAACCTGCCAGGGCCGTATGAAGTCAAACTGTCACGAAGCTTCAAGTTTCATGAGAAGACAGCTGATCCTGTAACCGGGGCGGAAGTGAAGATAGTTGATAAATCGGGCAGCGAAGTGGAACTTCGGGAGACCATTGACGGCATATACAGCACGGTGGATACTACATTCCGGGGAGTTGTAGGTCATAGTTACAAGTTGCAGATTAAGGCGGGAGACAATCTCTATGAGTCGGAATATGAAACCATTAAGGATCCAGTTCCTATTGATCAGGTTTATTGGGAATACAACGTTCCCGAAAATCAAAGAGGGGGGATTCAATTATTGTTGGATACACATGATCCCACTAACAGTTCCCGCTACTACGCATGGAAATATGATGAAACATGGAAATTCATAGTTCCTATAGATCTTGTAGCTCATCCGGATTGGAAAGTTTGTTATGCTCAGTCCCATAGTACCAATTTTAATATTGCGACCTCTGCCCGTCGTTACAATGACATCATTGAACGGCAACCGCTTTGCTTTTTCGGAGAAAATACCAACCGGCTTTTTATTCGCTACACAACATTAGTCCGGCAATATGTTTTATCGGAACCAACCTATAAATTCTTTAAAGATGTGATCACGGTCAACCAAAACCAGGGTACTCTGTTTGATCCTATTCCAAGCGCAACAGTGGGGAATTTAAGATGTATAACTCATGGTGATATCCCTGTGTTGGGCTATTTTCTTGTCGCAGGGGCTACCGAGAAAAGAATATTTATCGATCGAAAAGATTTACCTGAAAAGTATCGACCGACCGATGGCTTTGAAGATTGTGGATCCCAGATTGTATTAGTTCCAATCAAACTTCAGGATGTACGGCTGAACCCAGTAGTTGACTCTCTGATGAAGCGTGGATATGAGGAATATGAACGTTTTTTGGTAGTTAATCCCCCGGATACTTTTCATCAATTAAATATGGCAAAAGCCCCTTGCTTTAATTGTCTGCTCAATGGTGTCAATGTGGTACCGGAATATTGGAGAGAATACCCCCATAAATAG
- a CDS encoding PorT family protein — protein sequence MNKILILVILVIVTINCFGQSYYEKGYFIDNKNIRTDCLIKNSDWLRNPTQFKYKLSENGEIQEADIKYVKEFGIANYYKYIRANVNVDISPSELKNISTDKNPVWQNKQLFLKVLVEGEASLYYYFGSKIDDRFFYSCKDSVIKQLIYKEYLYDTDHTAYNDSFRIQLKKDVHCSFDSDIELANMTYTKSDLAKYFIDYNTCIDPTYKVPERKRSKGEFSLALAAGLAYSSLSVSNDDRTYVNTDFGGKFISTYSLELEYILPFNNGKWGVVLSPAYQSSFHNEKQDGFKSTTINFESVDLALGIKNYLFQNYNTKFFVDCSVNSLLNYCIDSKVGYKVNTSKDFSYLYMTEAYNPNFILGAGLEYKNLFVSLKYYTPQNILTRYFSWDSRYDKISFNIGYKILRIKGGKNRKD from the coding sequence ATGAATAAGATTCTCATTTTGGTGATATTGGTAATTGTTACAATCAACTGTTTTGGACAGAGCTACTATGAAAAGGGGTACTTTATAGATAATAAGAATATTAGAACTGATTGTTTAATCAAAAATAGCGATTGGCTGAGAAATCCGACGCAGTTTAAATATAAGTTATCGGAAAACGGAGAGATACAGGAAGCCGATATTAAATACGTTAAAGAGTTCGGTATCGCCAATTATTACAAATACATCAGAGCAAATGTGAATGTGGACATATCTCCTTCTGAATTAAAAAATATTTCTACTGATAAAAATCCGGTATGGCAAAACAAACAACTTTTCCTGAAAGTGCTTGTCGAGGGAGAGGCCTCCCTGTATTACTATTTTGGTAGTAAGATTGATGATAGATTCTTTTATTCATGCAAAGATTCTGTGATCAAACAATTGATCTATAAGGAATATTTGTATGATACTGACCATACAGCCTATAATGATTCTTTCCGGATTCAACTTAAGAAAGATGTTCATTGTTCTTTTGATTCAGATATTGAACTCGCGAACATGACCTATACTAAGAGTGATCTTGCGAAATATTTTATAGACTATAACACCTGTATTGACCCAACATACAAAGTTCCCGAAAGAAAGCGTAGCAAAGGGGAATTCAGCCTTGCACTTGCTGCCGGACTTGCATATTCTTCCCTGTCTGTTTCAAATGACGATAGAACCTATGTTAATACAGATTTTGGTGGAAAATTCATTAGCACTTATTCTTTGGAATTGGAATACATATTGCCATTTAATAATGGCAAATGGGGTGTTGTATTGAGCCCAGCTTATCAATCATCTTTTCATAATGAAAAACAAGATGGATTTAAAAGTACAACAATTAATTTTGAATCAGTTGATTTGGCTTTAGGTATTAAGAATTATCTCTTTCAAAACTATAATACAAAATTTTTCGTTGATTGTTCTGTGAATTCTTTGCTGAATTATTGTATTGATTCAAAGGTTGGATACAAAGTGAATACCTCTAAAGATTTTTCATACTTATATATGACAGAAGCTTATAACCCCAATTTTATCCTAGGGGCTGGTCTTGAATACAAAAATTTATTTGTATCATTGAAGTATTACACACCTCAAAATATACTAACACGATACTTTTCATGGGATTCAAGATATGATAAGATATCGTTTAATATTGGGTACAAAATACTAAGGATAAAAGGAGGGAAAAACAGAAAAGATTAA